Proteins from a single region of Oncorhynchus tshawytscha isolate Ot180627B linkage group LG03, Otsh_v2.0, whole genome shotgun sequence:
- the kansl1l gene encoding KAT8 regulatory NSL complex subunit 1 has translation MSLAATTKVEKLHYKDIITPSWRVVDNPPLEERERQEEEEEEELLCDETFSQRHLGCEKREKLRWTSWDKSRCYRCTTRSGSRNDGPGVSVWDPVRDDIRGDISTHVDWSCSLDTDTDGALEEWVVRKDIHCLALTSLTSGSWFSSSLHSEYDVLVLHLLTLLQGVHFENVALEISPATY, from the exons ATGTCCCTAGCTGCCACTACCAAGGTGGAGAAACTTCACTACAAAGACATTATAACACCCAG cTGGAGAGTGGTTGATAACCCAcccctggaagagagagagagacaggaagaggaggaggaagaggagctgctgtgTGACGAGACCTTTTCCCAGAGGCATCTGGggtgtgaaaagagagagaaactccgCTGGACCTCCTGGGATAAGAGCAGATGCTACAGATGCACCACCAG ATCTGGCAGTAGGAACGATGGACCAGGTGTTTCTGTATGGGACCCTGTCAGGGATGACATCAGAGGTGACATCAGCACTCACGTGGACTGGAGCTGCAGTCTGGACACGGACACAGACGGAGCCTTAGAGGAGTGGGTGGTAAGAAAGGATATTCACTGTCTAGCCCTTACCAGCCTAACGTCTGGATCCTGGTTCAGCTCTTCGTTACATTCTGAGTATGACGTCTTGGTATTACATTTATTAACCCTGCTGCAGGGTGTTCATTTTGAAAATGTGGCGCTGGAAATTTCACCAGCAACATATTAA